TAACCTTCCTCCGCCAGCGCCCACACCGAGTGCACGCTGCAATAATCGAACTCGATGCCCTGGCCGATGCGGATGGGGCCGGAGCCGATGACGATGACGCGCCGGGGATGGGTGATGGCGGTCTCGGTCTCGCGCTCATAGGTCGAGTAGTAGTAGGGGGTGGCGGCCTCGAACTCGGCGGCGCAGGTGTCCACCATCTTGTAAGTAGGGTGGAGGCCCAGGGCACGCCGGCGCGCGCGCAGGTCGTCCTCGGCCAGGCCCACTAATTCGGCGATGGCGCGGTCGGCGAAGCCCATGCGCTTGGCCGCGCACAGCAGGTCGTCGCTCAGGCCCTCGCGGCCGGCGTCGGCGATCATCTCCTCCATGCCCACCAGGCTGCGCAGTTGGTGCAGGAACCAGGGGTCAATCGCGGACAGACCGTGGATCTCGGCCACCGAACGACCGCGGCGGAAGGCCTCGCCCACGGCGAAGATGCGCTCGTCGGTGGGATGGCGCAGGAGGTCCTCGAGCTGGGTATCGCTCCAGCAGTTGATGCCGCGCAGGCGCAGGCCGTGGACGCCGATCTCGAGCGAGCGCAGGGCCTTGTTGAGCGCGGCCGCGAAGGTGCGGTCAATCGCCATGACCTCGCCCGTGGCCTTCATCTGGGTGCCGACGGTGCGGTCGCCGGCGGCGAACTTGTCGAACGGCCAGCGCGGCACCTTGACCACCACGTAGTCAATCGCCGGCTCGAAGCAGGCGGTGGTCTGGCTCGTGATGGCATTGGGGATCTCGTCCAGGCGCAGGCCGACCGCGATCTTGGTGGCGACGCGCGCGATGGGGTAGCCGGTGGCCTTGGAGGCGAGGGCGCTGGAGCGGCTGACCCGCGGATTGACCTCGATCACGTAGTAGCGGAAGCTGTGTGGATCCAGCGCGAACTGGACGTTGCACCCGCCCTCGATGCCCAGCGCGCGGATGATCTTGATGGCGGCGGTGCGCAGCATCTGGTACTCGGGGTCGGTCAGGGTCAGCGCGGGGGCGACGACGATGGAATCGCCGGTGTGCACGCCCATGGGATCGAGGTTCTCCATGCTGCACACGGTGATGCAGTTGTCGGCGCCGTCGCGCATGACCTCGAACTCGATCTCCTTCCACCCCAGCACGCAGCGCTCGATCAGAAGCTGGCCGATCATGCTCATGCGCAGGCCGCGGCCGCAGATCTCGGCCAACTCGCGGCGGCCCTGCGCGATGCCGCCGCCGGTGCCGCCCAGGGTGTAGGCGGGGCGCACGATCACCGGGAAGCCGATGGCGCGCGCGAACTCCTGCGCGCGCTCGACCGAGGTGACGATGCGGCCCTCCGGCACCGGCTCGCCGATGGCCTCCATCGTCGCCTTGAATTGGTCGCGGTCCTCGGCGCGCTCGATGGCCTCCAGCGGCGTCCCCAGCAGGCGCACGCCGTAGCGATCGGTGACGCCCTGCTTGGCGAGCTGGGTGGCAAGGTTGAGGCCGGTCTGCCCGCCCAGGGTCGGGAGCAAGCCCTGCGGGCGCTCGCGCGCGATGATCGCCGTCGCCGCCTCCACCGTCAGCGGCTCGATATAGACGCGGTCGGCGATGTTGGTGTCGGTCATGATGGTGGCGGGGTTGCTGTTGACCAGCACCACCGCCAGCCCCTCCTCGCGCGCCGCCCGACACGCTTGGGTGCCGGCGTAGTCGAACTCCGCCGCCTGGCCGATCACGATCGGCCCCGACCCGATCACCATCACCTTCTTCAGCTCAGGGTCCCTGGGCATAGTCCTTTATCATCCACAGATTTCACAGATTACGCAGATGACTGATCTTGCTTCGCGCTCAGCGGCCATGAGGCCTGACAGTCGAGGGGCCGCTCATCCCTTGTGCACGTGGACCTCTCTGGTTCTCACGGCAGGGGGCCATTTAGTCTCGCCGCTCGCAGTCTCTCATCAAGCTCTCGCAGGGCTACCCTGTTGCTGTCCCAATGCAGACGCCTCTCGCATTCCTTGTACGGCAGCCACATCGTCGCCGAATGCTCGGGTGAAATGTGGATGGGACCGGCGAATTCCACTCCGAAGCAATACTCGGGTATCACGGATAGCCTAGCGTCCCAAGTGTCACGATCGCTGAAGGCGGTCACGGGCACGCAGCCACGAAAGTCCAGTTCGTAGAACG
This genomic stretch from Armatimonadota bacterium harbors:
- the carB gene encoding carbamoyl-phosphate synthase large subunit; the encoded protein is MPRDPELKKVMVIGSGPIVIGQAAEFDYAGTQACRAAREEGLAVVLVNSNPATIMTDTNIADRVYIEPLTVEAATAIIARERPQGLLPTLGGQTGLNLATQLAKQGVTDRYGVRLLGTPLEAIERAEDRDQFKATMEAIGEPVPEGRIVTSVERAQEFARAIGFPVIVRPAYTLGGTGGGIAQGRRELAEICGRGLRMSMIGQLLIERCVLGWKEIEFEVMRDGADNCITVCSMENLDPMGVHTGDSIVVAPALTLTDPEYQMLRTAAIKIIRALGIEGGCNVQFALDPHSFRYYVIEVNPRVSRSSALASKATGYPIARVATKIAVGLRLDEIPNAITSQTTACFEPAIDYVVVKVPRWPFDKFAAGDRTVGTQMKATGEVMAIDRTFAAALNKALRSLEIGVHGLRLRGINCWSDTQLEDLLRHPTDERIFAVGEAFRRGRSVAEIHGLSAIDPWFLHQLRSLVGMEEMIADAGREGLSDDLLCAAKRMGFADRAIAELVGLAEDDLRARRRALGLHPTYKMVDTCAAEFEAATPYYYSTYERETETAITHPRRVIVIGSGPIRIGQGIEFDYCSVHSVWALAEEG
- a CDS encoding NUDIX domain-containing protein; translated protein: MARAPFQVLVFPFRVTRENAYEYALFQRADASYWQGIAGGGEGDESAIEAARREAYEEAGIPLCAPFYELDFRGCVPVTAFSDRDTWDARLSVIPEYCFGVEFAGPIHISPEHSATMWLPYKECERRLHWDSNRVALRELDERLRAARLNGPLP